A section of the Elizabethkingia anophelis R26 genome encodes:
- a CDS encoding TolC family protein gives MQKLSIIIVLFVTFWGAKAQQSISLEEAYQKILENNLNLKGGALKIDAQKILKQSAFNLDPLNVSAEIGQFNTDKTDHKFSVSQNFRFPGFYQKQKQVFTEEWKQSLLNLSLQKWQLRRELTLIFNELNYLDAKYALIKKADSLYGVYYDKAALRLRKGESNVLEKSTAENYKSQSHFQLLAIEKDKAVTLEKLNFLINDGDSYTNEKQSFSVQNALFSQLQNPEGNPYVETLKQEQEIQKARTLEAKARLSPSINLGYNNTSMIGNQENGSYNDGSKRFHSAVIGVGIPLFNKAQKLAIEAQRVNEEIAANNYQLALNNLNMQYKQYKIQYQNALKETDYFQNDGLKNAETILKTANLQFYNGEINYLDYVLLVNQALDIRNRSIDSVKKLNDAVTEMNALQQTKID, from the coding sequence ATGCAAAAGTTAAGTATTATTATCGTGCTATTTGTTACCTTTTGGGGAGCTAAAGCACAACAGTCAATCTCTTTGGAGGAGGCATATCAGAAAATACTGGAAAACAACCTGAATCTGAAAGGTGGTGCTTTGAAAATAGATGCACAAAAGATTTTAAAACAATCAGCTTTTAATCTGGATCCGCTGAATGTAAGTGCAGAAATCGGGCAATTTAATACCGATAAAACTGACCACAAATTTTCGGTATCTCAGAATTTTCGTTTTCCGGGATTCTATCAGAAGCAAAAGCAGGTTTTTACAGAAGAATGGAAACAGAGTTTACTGAATCTTTCTCTTCAGAAGTGGCAGCTAAGAAGGGAGCTTACGCTGATTTTCAATGAATTAAATTATCTGGATGCGAAATACGCATTGATTAAGAAAGCAGATAGTCTTTATGGAGTGTATTATGACAAAGCAGCATTGAGGCTGAGAAAAGGAGAGAGTAATGTACTGGAGAAATCTACCGCTGAGAATTATAAATCCCAATCGCATTTTCAGTTACTGGCTATAGAAAAAGATAAAGCGGTAACATTGGAAAAATTAAACTTTCTGATTAACGACGGAGATAGTTATACAAACGAGAAACAGTCGTTCTCTGTACAAAATGCTTTATTTTCGCAATTGCAAAATCCGGAAGGAAACCCTTATGTAGAAACCTTAAAACAGGAACAGGAAATACAGAAGGCAAGAACACTGGAAGCAAAAGCACGATTATCCCCAAGTATTAATCTGGGATACAATAATACTTCCATGATCGGAAATCAGGAAAACGGAAGTTATAATGATGGCAGCAAAAGGTTTCATTCGGCTGTAATAGGTGTAGGTATTCCTTTATTCAACAAAGCACAGAAGCTGGCAATAGAAGCACAAAGAGTGAATGAGGAAATAGCCGCGAATAATTACCAACTGGCACTGAATAATCTGAATATGCAGTATAAGCAGTATAAAATTCAGTATCAGAATGCACTGAAAGAGACGGATTATTTTCAAAATGACGGACTGAAAAATGCAGAGACTATTCTGAAAACAGCAAATCTGCAATTCTATAACGGAGAGATTAATTATCTGGATTATGTCTTGTTGGTTAATCAGGCACTGGATATCCGAAACAGAAGCATTGACAGTGTAAAGAAACTCAATGATGCTGTTACCGAAATGAATGCTCTTCAACAAACAAAAATTGACTAA
- a CDS encoding efflux RND transporter periplasmic adaptor subunit: protein MNKIFLIILTTAVISSCSKEAPAEKKAVHTTENQVVLNDTQYKNAGIETGVLEGKETASGIMVTGSIDIPPQSVASVSAPFGGYIKYTKWMPGEHIGKGQVLASIENPELVQIQQDYLLAKSNLEYSQKDYLRQRDLNQSQASSDKVMQQALNQRNNHMINMRALGEKLRIAGINPEALTANNIKRVTSVVSPIDGYISSVNVNIGQYVSPADKLFEIVNTSDIHLVLKVFEKDLDKISMDQQVIAYTNQNPEKKYTARIVLISKDFAADRSVLIHCHFQNYEPHLLPGTFMNAEIETNSRASLAIPDSGVVAFEGKQYIFEEVKPKTYKMIPVKTGNSEHGFTEVTGLTSEQTSKKWVTKGAYNLLMALKNVEDEE from the coding sequence ATGAACAAGATATTTTTAATTATACTTACAACAGCTGTTATTTCTTCATGCTCCAAAGAAGCACCGGCGGAGAAAAAAGCTGTCCATACCACGGAAAACCAAGTCGTTTTAAACGATACACAATATAAAAATGCAGGAATAGAAACAGGAGTACTGGAAGGAAAAGAAACGGCCTCCGGTATTATGGTAACCGGTTCTATAGATATTCCGCCACAGTCTGTAGCCAGTGTCAGCGCTCCATTCGGTGGCTATATTAAATATACTAAATGGATGCCGGGTGAGCATATTGGTAAAGGACAGGTATTAGCAAGCATTGAAAATCCCGAACTGGTACAGATACAGCAGGATTATCTGTTGGCAAAATCCAATCTGGAATATTCACAAAAAGACTACCTGCGCCAGCGGGATCTTAACCAGAGCCAGGCAAGCAGTGATAAAGTAATGCAGCAGGCACTTAACCAGCGCAATAACCATATGATTAATATGCGGGCGCTGGGGGAAAAACTAAGGATTGCAGGAATTAATCCGGAAGCATTAACAGCAAATAACATCAAAAGAGTTACCTCGGTAGTTTCACCTATCGATGGCTATATTTCTTCGGTGAATGTTAATATCGGACAATATGTATCACCGGCAGATAAATTATTCGAGATCGTTAATACCAGTGATATTCACTTAGTGCTAAAAGTTTTTGAAAAAGATCTGGATAAGATTTCTATGGACCAGCAGGTAATTGCGTATACCAATCAGAATCCGGAAAAGAAGTATACAGCTCGTATTGTGCTGATCAGCAAGGATTTTGCAGCAGACCGAAGTGTGCTGATTCATTGTCACTTCCAGAATTATGAACCACATTTATTGCCAGGTACGTTTATGAATGCAGAGATTGAGACCAATAGCCGTGCTTCTCTTGCAATTCCGGATAGCGGGGTAGTGGCTTTCGAAGGTAAACAATATATTTTTGAGGAAGTCAAGCCTAAAACTTACAAGATGATTCCTGTGAAAACAGGTAATTCTGAACATGGGTTTACGGAGGTTACGGGATTGACTTCTGAACAAACTTCTAAAAAGTGGGTAACAAAAGGTGCTTATAATCTTTTAATGGCACTGAAGAATGTAGAAGATGAAGAATAA
- a CDS encoding lipocalin-like domain-containing protein encodes MKNYLTMISAGLLLSAFSCQQKESTTKADILDGTYRLVGSETVKGTDTIRTTIDPAKTEMIKMFNDSHFAFLNHDKSKGKDSLKSFSSGAGTYQLKGKEYTENLEYCSYREWEGRQFHFTLEKRTDTLIQTGEEDIPELGIKQKIKEVYVKVK; translated from the coding sequence ATGAAAAACTACCTTACCATGATCTCCGCAGGATTACTTTTAAGTGCATTTTCCTGTCAACAAAAAGAATCAACAACCAAAGCCGATATATTAGACGGCACCTACCGACTCGTAGGTTCTGAGACAGTAAAAGGAACCGATACCATACGCACTACAATAGATCCGGCCAAAACCGAAATGATTAAAATGTTTAATGACAGCCATTTTGCCTTCCTGAACCACGACAAATCAAAAGGAAAAGACAGCCTGAAATCATTTTCCAGCGGTGCCGGAACTTACCAGTTAAAAGGAAAGGAGTATACCGAAAACCTGGAGTACTGCAGTTACAGAGAATGGGAAGGCAGACAGTTTCACTTTACACTGGAAAAACGTACAGATACATTAATCCAGACAGGAGAAGAAGACATTCCGGAATTGGGGATAAAACAAAAGATAAAAGAGGTTTACGTAAAAGTAAAATAA
- the ribB gene encoding 3,4-dihydroxy-2-butanone-4-phosphate synthase, with translation METLLEKFGVNSKERVENALLKLQQGKGILLVDDENRENEGDIIFPASTITEKDMALLIRECSGIVCLCISEEKSKHLNLRPMVETNNSKNQTAFTITIEAREGVESGVSAKDRVTTIRTAVAENAQAEHIASPGHVFPLIARKDGVFERRGHTEGSVDLVKLANLGEDAVLCELTNEDGSMARLPEIVDFAIQREMTVVTIEDIYTYRKDLISQN, from the coding sequence ATGGAAACATTATTAGAAAAATTCGGAGTAAACTCCAAAGAGCGTGTAGAAAATGCGCTTCTGAAATTACAACAAGGCAAAGGCATCCTGCTAGTGGATGATGAAAACCGTGAAAACGAAGGCGATATCATCTTCCCTGCCTCTACTATCACAGAAAAAGACATGGCACTTCTGATCCGTGAATGCAGCGGAATTGTTTGTCTGTGTATTTCCGAAGAGAAAAGTAAGCACTTGAATCTTCGCCCGATGGTGGAAACCAACAACAGCAAAAATCAGACAGCATTTACCATTACGATTGAAGCCAGGGAAGGTGTAGAATCTGGTGTATCGGCTAAAGACCGTGTAACAACCATTAGAACAGCTGTAGCAGAAAACGCACAGGCCGAGCATATTGCCAGCCCGGGACACGTATTTCCGCTTATTGCCAGAAAAGATGGTGTATTCGAAAGACGCGGCCATACCGAAGGAAGTGTAGATCTTGTAAAACTGGCAAACCTTGGTGAAGATGCTGTATTATGTGAATTAACCAATGAAGACGGTTCTATGGCAAGACTTCCGGAAATTGTAGATTTTGCTATCCAGAGAGAAATGACCGTAGTAACTATTGAAGATATTTACACCTACCGTAAAGATCTGATCAGCCAGAATTAA
- a CDS encoding YbhB/YbcL family Raf kinase inhibitor-like protein → MKKANLILVLSFFLSTTIFAQKTFTLTSKDLGGEATKKTEFNGFGCTGDNQSPQLQWVNAPEGTKSFAVTMYDPDAPTGSGFWHWLIFDIPSNTTELAANAGNIKLNIAPKGAIQSITDYGIKGFGGPCPPKGHGFHQYIITVYALKSEKLGLNENTNPAIVGFNLWNNVLAKSSIVAYYKR, encoded by the coding sequence ATGAAAAAAGCAAATTTAATTTTAGTACTATCTTTCTTTTTGTCCACAACAATTTTTGCACAAAAAACGTTTACCCTTACCAGTAAAGATCTGGGAGGAGAAGCTACAAAAAAAACGGAATTCAACGGATTTGGCTGTACAGGTGATAACCAGTCTCCACAACTACAGTGGGTGAACGCTCCTGAAGGAACAAAAAGCTTCGCAGTTACAATGTATGACCCGGATGCTCCCACAGGCAGTGGTTTTTGGCACTGGCTAATATTTGATATTCCTTCAAATACAACAGAGTTAGCAGCCAATGCGGGAAATATTAAACTCAATATAGCACCAAAAGGAGCAATACAAAGTATTACAGATTATGGTATAAAAGGTTTTGGAGGACCATGTCCACCAAAAGGTCACGGATTTCACCAGTACATTATAACTGTTTATGCGCTCAAATCTGAGAAATTAGGCCTTAATGAAAACACAAATCCTGCAATTGTAGGCTTTAATCTTTGGAATAATGTACTAGCCAAGTCAAGTATAGTCGCTTATTATAAGCGTTAA
- a CDS encoding helix-turn-helix domain-containing protein, translating to MNIITLPDELNIDISSPVQVFDYTSSQEVSRQQIILNQNAFSFLIDGSKEVVFDNSSLSIDNSKFILMRSGHCLMTERLSDLKNYRSVLFFFSDRALSKFIRSIELNKAEPSKHSSVHAFEYNEFITRFISSLSDISKLSDKVRSKLLEFKFHEIMLYLTELHGTDFIQSLIVNSNDATRKFIHTIESNQLNKLSLKELAFLCNMSVSTFKREFEKHYTESPVKWFQNKRLEYARHLLNNTKKSPSEIYFEVGYENLSSFIQAYKLKYGTTPKHHQKI from the coding sequence ATGAATATTATTACGCTCCCCGATGAATTGAATATAGATATATCATCACCCGTTCAGGTTTTTGATTATACATCATCTCAGGAAGTTTCCAGACAGCAAATCATTTTGAATCAAAATGCTTTCAGCTTTCTGATAGATGGGAGCAAAGAGGTTGTTTTTGATAATTCATCTTTATCAATAGATAATTCCAAATTTATTCTGATGAGATCAGGACATTGTCTGATGACGGAACGATTATCTGATCTGAAGAACTATAGAAGTGTTCTTTTTTTCTTCTCCGATAGAGCATTATCAAAATTTATCAGGAGCATCGAACTAAATAAAGCAGAGCCATCTAAGCACAGTTCTGTTCATGCATTTGAATATAATGAATTCATCACGCGTTTTATAAGTAGTTTATCTGATATTTCGAAGCTTTCAGATAAAGTAAGAAGTAAATTACTGGAATTTAAATTCCATGAGATAATGCTATACCTTACAGAATTGCATGGCACAGATTTCATTCAGTCATTAATCGTAAACAGTAATGATGCAACCAGAAAATTTATCCATACTATAGAAAGTAATCAACTGAATAAGCTAAGTCTAAAAGAACTGGCTTTTTTATGCAATATGAGTGTTTCTACTTTCAAACGAGAATTTGAAAAACACTACACAGAATCGCCTGTAAAATGGTTTCAAAACAAAAGACTGGAATATGCCCGCCATTTACTTAATAATACAAAAAAAAGCCCCTCAGAAATTTATTTTGAGGTGGGATACGAGAATCTATCGAGTTTTATACAGGCATACAAATTAAAATACGGAACGACACCTAAACATCATCAAAAAATCTGA
- a CDS encoding DUF3108 domain-containing protein yields the protein MKSVRFLIPAILLLFIASGINAQEKTQSPKHNDVNSALIKNEETEMNWYAVKDTTKIEIGKVITKIARTPNAVNITTTVKMKGAPSDWTDETSAKLPNLAPVKHSSFNMQRDMVLNFGKEVTGYYLDKTTNKKTEINEKTQEDFFDSNIYPQLIRWLPLKENYKTDIAIYDYNPTKSGVLKVNIQSTEKGMYKNTPVWIVKTTDGITDHKAVTSFYIDIKTRQLLKQEMDMGSRKMMMERVK from the coding sequence ATGAAGTCAGTTAGATTTTTAATTCCGGCAATCCTGTTATTGTTTATCGCTTCCGGTATCAACGCGCAGGAAAAAACACAATCTCCAAAGCACAATGATGTGAATTCTGCTCTTATTAAAAATGAAGAGACAGAAATGAACTGGTATGCCGTAAAGGATACCACGAAGATTGAAATAGGAAAAGTGATAACCAAAATAGCACGTACTCCAAACGCTGTAAATATTACAACTACTGTAAAAATGAAGGGAGCTCCCTCAGACTGGACAGATGAAACTTCAGCAAAATTACCCAACCTGGCTCCTGTAAAACATTCTTCTTTTAATATGCAAAGGGATATGGTTCTGAATTTCGGAAAAGAAGTAACCGGCTATTATCTGGATAAAACCACAAATAAAAAAACTGAGATTAATGAGAAAACTCAGGAAGACTTTTTCGACAGCAATATTTATCCACAATTGATTCGTTGGCTTCCGTTGAAAGAAAATTACAAAACCGATATTGCTATTTACGACTACAATCCTACAAAAAGTGGCGTATTAAAAGTTAATATACAAAGTACTGAAAAGGGAATGTATAAAAATACACCTGTATGGATTGTAAAAACAACTGATGGTATTACTGATCACAAAGCTGTTACAAGCTTTTATATTGATATCAAAACACGCCAGCTTCTGAAACAGGAAATGGATATGGGATCAAGAAAAATGATGATGGAAAGAGTGAAATAA
- a CDS encoding GNAT family N-acetyltransferase — protein MEVFIRHQNKNKRKEEAVNFFIEHKTNNYISHSEIISGRAKSTTEWSENFADILSAELDEDDCNLITIEDIHNKIIGIAILRIYRKYLIIEDMIVDGSLRGMSLGKKLMDFIHNFAAEQKVKALFLESGITNDKAHSFFERNGFEKVSVTYIKSLPDN, from the coding sequence ATGGAAGTCTTTATCAGACATCAGAATAAAAATAAAAGAAAAGAGGAGGCTGTTAATTTTTTTATTGAACACAAAACCAACAACTATATTTCGCATTCCGAAATTATATCCGGACGTGCTAAATCCACAACGGAATGGAGTGAGAACTTTGCAGATATCTTATCGGCAGAGCTGGATGAAGACGATTGCAATCTGATTACCATAGAAGATATCCACAATAAAATTATAGGAATTGCTATTCTCAGAATTTACCGGAAATACTTAATCATAGAAGATATGATTGTAGATGGTAGCCTGCGTGGAATGTCCTTAGGAAAAAAGCTAATGGATTTTATCCACAATTTCGCAGCCGAACAAAAAGTTAAAGCATTGTTTCTGGAAAGTGGGATTACCAATGATAAAGCCCATTCATTCTTTGAGAGAAACGGCTTCGAGAAAGTATCAGTCACTTATATTAAATCATTACCCGATAACTAA
- a CDS encoding proline-specific peptidase family protein has protein sequence MKNIQIFILLLITATIVSCKQKESTTAGVSTADYFNYKDSVEAGGVKMIPITTPVGNFKVWTKRFGTNPKIKILLLHGGPAMTHEYMECFETFFQREGFEFYEYDQLGSYYSDQPTDNRLWNIDRFVDEVEQIRKAINADKDNFYVLGNSWGGILAMEYALKYQKNLKGLLVANMMASAPEYVKYAEVLAKQMKPEILAEIRAIEAKKDYTNPRYTELLFPNYYSQHICRLPEWPDALNRSLKHVNSTVYTLMQGPSELGMSSDAKLAKWDIKNRLHEIATPTLMIGAKYDTMDPKAMEEQSKLVQKGKYLYCPNGSHLAMWDDQKVFMNGVIKFIKDVDSGKL, from the coding sequence ATGAAAAACATACAAATTTTTATCCTGCTCCTCATTACAGCAACTATAGTATCCTGCAAACAAAAAGAATCAACAACTGCTGGTGTTTCTACTGCCGATTATTTCAATTATAAAGATTCTGTAGAAGCCGGTGGCGTGAAGATGATTCCTATTACCACTCCTGTTGGTAACTTTAAAGTATGGACCAAGCGCTTCGGAACCAATCCAAAAATAAAAATTTTACTGTTACATGGCGGTCCGGCAATGACCCATGAATACATGGAATGCTTCGAAACTTTTTTTCAACGTGAAGGATTCGAATTTTATGAATACGATCAGCTAGGCTCCTATTACAGCGATCAGCCTACAGACAACCGCCTATGGAATATCGACCGTTTTGTAGATGAGGTAGAACAGATACGTAAAGCCATTAATGCTGATAAAGATAATTTTTACGTTCTGGGAAATTCGTGGGGTGGAATTCTGGCAATGGAATATGCCTTGAAATATCAGAAAAACCTGAAAGGCTTGCTTGTCGCTAATATGATGGCCAGCGCTCCGGAATATGTAAAATATGCTGAGGTTTTAGCCAAACAAATGAAACCCGAAATCCTGGCAGAAATCCGTGCTATTGAAGCTAAAAAGGATTATACCAACCCCCGTTATACTGAATTATTATTCCCCAATTATTATTCACAGCACATTTGTCGTCTTCCGGAGTGGCCGGACGCATTAAACCGTTCCCTTAAACATGTGAACAGTACTGTATATACGCTTATGCAGGGACCTAGTGAACTTGGAATGAGCAGCGATGCAAAACTCGCTAAATGGGACATAAAAAACAGGCTTCATGAAATTGCCACACCAACACTGATGATTGGTGCGAAGTATGATACAATGGATCCGAAAGCCATGGAAGAGCAAAGCAAGCTGGTGCAGAAAGGAAAATACTTATACTGCCCCAATGGCAGTCATCTTGCGATGTGGGATGATCAGAAAGTATTTATGAACGGTGTTATCAAGTTTATTAAAGATGTTGATTCCGGAAAGTTATAG
- a CDS encoding DinB family protein — MNLKTLISKSVQYNNWVVDKYLDWLSAKSDEQLNQETPSSFPSILKTLHHIWQTQEYWWSYISENNEFDFAATAALSGREEIFSAIRNNSQKLADYVDSLTEEDLIKNVKIESQWFQCDFSKYEYIQHVIIHGTYHRGQIVTMGRCIGITDAPMTDYNFWNIYKDK, encoded by the coding sequence ATGAACCTAAAAACCTTAATCTCAAAATCCGTTCAGTACAACAATTGGGTAGTTGACAAATACCTGGACTGGCTTTCTGCCAAATCCGATGAACAGTTGAATCAGGAAACACCATCCAGCTTCCCCTCTATTTTGAAAACATTACACCATATATGGCAAACCCAGGAATATTGGTGGAGCTATATCTCTGAAAACAATGAATTCGATTTTGCAGCTACCGCTGCGTTATCCGGTAGAGAAGAAATATTCAGTGCTATTAGAAATAACTCTCAAAAGCTGGCAGATTATGTAGATAGCCTTACAGAAGAAGACCTGATTAAAAATGTAAAAATCGAATCTCAGTGGTTTCAGTGTGATTTTTCAAAATACGAGTATATACAGCATGTTATTATCCACGGAACCTATCACCGCGGACAGATTGTAACCATGGGACGCTGCATTGGCATTACCGATGCACCAATGACCGATTACAACTTCTGGAATATTTATAAAGACAAATAA
- a CDS encoding YdeI/OmpD-associated family protein produces the protein MIPAEQYSFSARLEIIGINPFVFLPPPVLEAMLKHSEKYKGKIPIKGTVNDVDYIQTLVKYSGEWRLYINTTMLKNSPKRIGEILNISIEVDHGERKIEAHPKLLAALEENPEALNVFNQLRPSSRNEIIKYISYLKTEQSIDKNVAKAINFLLGKERFVGRDKPELKLTKNP, from the coding sequence ATGATACCTGCCGAACAATATAGTTTTAGTGCCCGACTGGAAATCATAGGAATCAATCCTTTTGTATTTCTGCCTCCGCCTGTACTGGAGGCCATGCTAAAACATTCGGAAAAGTACAAAGGTAAAATTCCCATAAAGGGTACAGTAAACGATGTAGACTATATACAAACTCTTGTAAAATACAGTGGCGAATGGCGACTGTACATCAACACTACTATGCTGAAAAATTCACCCAAAAGAATTGGTGAAATACTGAACATTAGCATAGAAGTAGATCATGGAGAAAGAAAAATTGAGGCACATCCAAAGTTGCTGGCAGCATTGGAAGAAAATCCGGAAGCCCTGAATGTTTTTAATCAGCTCCGCCCTTCATCCAGAAATGAAATTATAAAATATATCTCCTACCTGAAAACAGAGCAAAGCATTGATAAGAATGTTGCTAAAGCCATTAATTTCCTGCTTGGAAAAGAACGCTTTGTAGGACGTGATAAGCCTGAACTAAAACTAACTAAAAATCCATAG
- a CDS encoding YdeI/OmpD-associated family protein, with amino-acid sequence MKPQFFSTPSDFRIWLENNHQAETELLVGFYKVNSGKPSMSWSESVDQAICFGWIDGIRRTVDKESYTIRFTPRKKDSIWSAINIKKVEELSEQGLMKEAGLKAFSLRTENKSRIYSHEKEPVPLHPDFEKQFQKNKAAWNFFIAQAPSYKKVMIHWIMSAKQEKTQQSRLEKVIQESEQQKRLR; translated from the coding sequence ATGAAGCCTCAGTTTTTCAGTACACCATCCGATTTCCGAATATGGTTAGAAAATAACCATCAGGCAGAGACTGAGCTTCTGGTAGGCTTTTATAAAGTAAACAGTGGCAAACCTTCTATGAGCTGGTCGGAATCTGTAGATCAGGCAATCTGTTTCGGCTGGATCGACGGGATAAGAAGAACTGTGGATAAGGAAAGCTATACTATTCGCTTCACACCCCGAAAGAAAGACAGTATCTGGAGCGCTATCAACATTAAAAAAGTTGAAGAACTTTCCGAACAAGGATTAATGAAGGAGGCGGGTCTAAAAGCTTTTAGTCTTCGTACGGAGAATAAATCCAGGATATATTCTCACGAGAAAGAACCTGTCCCACTCCATCCTGATTTTGAAAAGCAATTTCAGAAGAATAAAGCTGCATGGAATTTTTTCATAGCACAAGCTCCTTCTTACAAAAAGGTAATGATACACTGGATTATGAGTGCAAAGCAGGAAAAAACACAACAATCCCGTCTGGAAAAAGTAATACAGGAAAGTGAACAGCAAAAAAGACTAAGATAA
- a CDS encoding 5-carboxymethyl-2-hydroxymuconate Delta-isomerase: protein MPNFIIDCSQDIIQQVAPDKIMNAVYETAEATGLFAANDIKVRIQPFQYYKLAESKKNFIHIFGYIMEGRTTEQKASLSKQIITKLAVLLPDISFLSISINDFETATYCNKSLINPENTNHNRHFEL from the coding sequence ATGCCCAACTTTATTATAGATTGTTCACAGGATATTATTCAGCAGGTAGCACCTGACAAAATCATGAATGCTGTTTACGAAACTGCTGAAGCAACAGGATTATTTGCAGCCAATGACATAAAAGTGAGAATACAGCCTTTCCAGTATTACAAACTGGCTGAAAGCAAGAAAAACTTTATCCATATTTTCGGTTATATAATGGAAGGGCGGACTACGGAACAAAAAGCCAGCCTATCAAAACAGATTATTACAAAACTTGCGGTATTACTTCCCGATATTTCATTTTTATCCATCAGTATTAACGATTTCGAAACAGCTACCTATTGCAACAAATCCTTGATTAATCCGGAGAACACTAATCATAACAGGCATTTTGAACTATAA